One window of uncultured Methanoregula sp. genomic DNA carries:
- a CDS encoding PAS domain S-box protein — protein MIAVLYVDDEPALLDIAKIFLERDGQFFVDTITSAPAALMLMKSKHYDAIIADYQMPEMDGIEFLKTVRAEYGTIPFILFTGRGREEVVIEALNNGADFYLQKGGDPRSQFAELMHKIRSAVDRRRAEDALRTNVERLRMAQAIGKIGSWEYELETRMIWGSEEAFSIFGMNRPTGSVPLDVIESCYVEREKVHNSLVRLIESGEKYDIEIAIMPADGSGQKFIHSVAKLIRNADGNLVKLFGVIQDITERKRVDDALRESEEKHRLLLDESGDPIFSFYANGTYRYVNRAFAEGVGKPVEEIIGRKIYDIFPKDEADKRFSVLMGVFSTGKRDEFEVRVPRHDGDLYYLTTVTPIKNDAGSVISVLCSSKEITDRKRVEEELRQSEEKFRSLVENANDIVYSITLDGTFTYVSPNWTEVLGHKPQDIIGRPVRSFIHPDDLPACRDFLNTALATGEKQAGIEYRVLHRDGTWRWHISNGSLIRGPDGRAVSFMGIARDITDRKLAEKAFHQSEEKYRNLVDNLRDIVWQATPELRFTYVSKSVQQVTGYMPGEVTGRTLFDLLTPESAKITRKRLSDRLDDGRNGIVDSTIFEIEMLTKDGRKIWLEVSSGPAYDMPGGSMIGFQGTSRDITNRKLAEVALADLVLFQQALIDSIPYPVFIKDATGRFVGCNRAYEREFGTTRDYLLGKTVLDLDYLPPEERKRFHAEDMAVIGKVGGRKSYELPIEYADGITHMTLYSVDGFRLTDGRPGGLIGMLVDISDRKKMEDSLKEANRQLNLMTSITRHDINNNITAIHSYLDLAEQKFADPAQVDYIRKLKFATNAIESQIAFTKVYQNLGSQEPQWQNLDTVLPRSFLPDHVSLTADLKDVEIFADPMLEKVFFNLLDNSLRHGERVTQILVSSHPTANGLTIVWQDNGTGIAPDMKEKIFNRGVGKNTGLGLFLAREILSLTGIIITESGIFGKGARFEIVVPNGTYRIHAPVS, from the coding sequence TTGATTGCGGTATTGTATGTTGATGATGAACCGGCCCTGCTCGACATAGCAAAGATTTTTCTCGAGCGGGACGGACAATTTTTTGTTGATACCATCACTTCTGCCCCGGCTGCCCTTATGCTTATGAAATCAAAGCACTATGATGCCATCATTGCCGATTACCAGATGCCGGAAATGGATGGGATTGAGTTTCTCAAAACCGTTCGTGCAGAATATGGCACCATCCCGTTCATCCTTTTCACCGGTCGCGGCCGGGAAGAGGTGGTTATCGAGGCCCTCAATAACGGGGCCGACTTCTACCTCCAGAAAGGAGGCGATCCAAGATCACAGTTTGCCGAGCTGATGCATAAGATCCGGAGTGCCGTGGACCGGCGAAGAGCAGAAGATGCGCTCCGGACCAATGTAGAACGGCTGCGCATGGCACAGGCTATCGGGAAGATCGGCAGCTGGGAATATGAACTGGAAACCCGGATGATCTGGGGATCGGAAGAAGCATTCAGTATTTTTGGGATGAATCGCCCTACGGGCTCCGTTCCCCTTGATGTGATCGAATCCTGTTATGTTGAGCGGGAAAAAGTCCACAATTCACTTGTCAGGCTGATCGAATCCGGGGAAAAATACGATATTGAGATTGCCATAATGCCTGCCGATGGTTCAGGGCAGAAGTTCATTCATTCTGTAGCTAAACTCATCCGGAATGCTGACGGTAATCTGGTAAAGCTTTTCGGCGTTATCCAGGATATCACCGAACGGAAACGGGTAGATGATGCATTGCGCGAGAGCGAAGAGAAACACCGTCTTCTCCTGGATGAATCCGGCGATCCCATCTTCTCATTTTATGCCAACGGAACCTACCGGTATGTCAATCGTGCTTTTGCAGAAGGCGTAGGAAAACCGGTGGAGGAGATTATCGGGAGGAAAATTTATGATATCTTTCCAAAGGACGAAGCGGATAAACGTTTTTCTGTCCTGATGGGGGTCTTCTCTACCGGCAAAAGGGACGAGTTCGAAGTCCGGGTTCCCCGGCATGATGGCGACCTGTATTACCTGACAACCGTCACTCCGATAAAAAATGATGCCGGCTCCGTAATTTCTGTCCTGTGTTCTTCCAAAGAGATCACTGATCGCAAGAGGGTTGAGGAGGAACTACGGCAGAGTGAGGAGAAGTTCCGGTCCCTTGTCGAGAATGCCAATGATATTGTCTATTCAATCACACTTGACGGCACGTTCACGTATGTATCCCCCAACTGGACTGAAGTTCTCGGGCATAAGCCGCAGGATATCATCGGGCGCCCTGTACGATCCTTTATTCACCCGGATGATTTACCTGCGTGCCGCGATTTCCTGAATACTGCGCTCGCAACCGGTGAAAAGCAGGCTGGTATAGAGTACCGGGTACTCCATCGTGACGGTACCTGGCGCTGGCATATCTCGAATGGGTCCCTGATCCGTGGCCCCGATGGCAGGGCAGTTTCATTCATGGGAATTGCACGCGATATCACGGACAGGAAGCTTGCCGAAAAAGCCTTTCACCAGTCCGAAGAAAAATACCGGAACTTGGTTGACAATCTCCGGGATATTGTCTGGCAGGCAACACCGGAACTGCGTTTTACGTACGTGAGTAAGTCTGTTCAGCAGGTCACCGGATATATGCCCGGGGAAGTTACCGGGCGCACACTCTTCGATCTCCTTACTCCCGAATCGGCAAAAATTACCAGGAAGCGCCTTTCGGATCGTCTGGATGACGGCAGGAACGGGATCGTTGACTCTACGATATTTGAGATTGAGATGCTGACAAAAGACGGGCGCAAAATCTGGCTGGAAGTCAGTTCAGGTCCGGCATATGATATGCCCGGGGGAAGCATGATTGGGTTCCAGGGTACCAGCCGGGATATTACCAACCGCAAACTGGCTGAAGTGGCGCTGGCAGACCTTGTGCTTTTCCAGCAGGCGCTTATTGACAGCATACCCTACCCCGTTTTCATAAAAGATGCAACGGGGCGGTTCGTGGGATGCAACCGTGCCTACGAACGGGAGTTCGGTACAACGCGGGATTACCTGCTCGGAAAAACCGTGCTTGACCTGGATTATCTTCCCCCTGAAGAACGCAAGCGGTTTCATGCCGAGGATATGGCAGTAATTGGTAAAGTCGGCGGCCGTAAGAGCTATGAGCTGCCAATAGAATATGCTGACGGAATTACCCACATGACTCTTTATTCCGTTGACGGGTTCCGTCTGACGGATGGTCGGCCCGGAGGATTAATTGGTATGCTGGTTGATATCAGCGACCGCAAAAAGATGGAAGATTCGCTCAAAGAGGCAAACCGCCAGCTCAACCTGATGACCAGCATCACCCGGCATGATATCAACAACAATATTACCGCAATCCATTCATACCTGGACCTTGCTGAACAGAAATTCGCCGATCCTGCACAGGTAGATTATATCCGGAAACTCAAGTTCGCCACCAATGCAATTGAGTCCCAGATCGCGTTTACGAAAGTTTACCAGAATCTCGGCAGCCAGGAACCGCAATGGCAGAATCTTGATACTGTCCTTCCGCGTTCATTCCTCCCGGATCATGTAAGCCTGACTGCGGACCTGAAGGATGTTGAAATCTTTGCAGATCCTATGCTTGAAAAAGTTTTTTTTAATCTTCTTGACAACTCACTGCGTCATGGGGAACGGGTTACGCAAATCCTTGTATCGTCCCATCCGACAGCAAATGGACTGACGATTGTGTGGCAGGACAATGGAACCGGTATTGCCCCGGATATGAAGGAAAAGATCTTCAATCGCGGAGTCGGGAAAAATACCGGTCTCGGTCTGTTCCTTGCCCGTGAAATTCTCTCCCTGACTGGTATCATTATCACGGAATCCGGAATATTTGGAAAAGGTGCCCGGTTTGAAATAGTTGTCCCGAATGGGACGTACCGGATCCATGCGCCTGTTTCCTGA